From a single Anaerolineae bacterium genomic region:
- a CDS encoding cytochrome bc complex cytochrome b subunit encodes MDSMILHLHPPRVPVRTLRFTYTWGLGGLSTFLLVLLIVTGILLEMRYTPSAPQAYLDVLRLESQIPFGSFIRALHHWAANLFLVTVGLHLLRVFLTGAYRPPRALNWLVGLDLLLLVALANFTGYLLPWDQLAYWAITVGTGILTYLPWVGDSLSRWLLGGAEVSGHTLLNFYTLHISVIPILLVALASYHFWRIRKDGGVTVPKKPGEVLTRIERVTTVPYLVRCELVYALMWGALLMAWAMVHPAPLEGIANPNLSPNPAKAPWYFAGLQELLLHFHPLVAAIFLPGAGLTALAALPWLDSNTESTGVAFRTRRGRDLGLIAVGLALLFTPAWVLADAYLLDWVAWFPAWPTWVSNGVLPLGVLTLGGLMTHWVLQRALGLRREESVLFWFLFFLTVFGVLTVVGVFFRGPNMALYWPWAMPASPLH; translated from the coding sequence ATGGACAGCATGATCCTGCATCTGCATCCCCCGCGGGTGCCCGTGCGCACATTGCGCTTCACCTACACCTGGGGGCTGGGGGGCTTGAGCACCTTTTTGTTGGTATTGCTCATCGTCACAGGGATTTTGCTGGAAATGCGGTACACCCCCAGTGCGCCGCAGGCCTATCTGGATGTTTTGCGCCTGGAGAGCCAGATCCCCTTCGGGTCCTTCATCCGCGCGTTGCACCACTGGGCGGCCAACCTGTTCCTGGTGACCGTGGGGTTGCATTTGCTGCGGGTGTTCCTGACCGGTGCCTACCGCCCGCCCCGGGCGCTTAACTGGCTGGTGGGGTTAGACCTGCTCCTCCTGGTGGCCCTGGCCAACTTCACGGGCTATCTCTTGCCGTGGGACCAGTTGGCCTATTGGGCAATTACGGTGGGCACTGGGATTTTGACCTATCTGCCCTGGGTGGGAGATTCGCTGAGCCGTTGGCTGCTGGGGGGCGCTGAGGTCAGCGGCCACACCCTGCTGAATTTCTACACCCTGCACATCAGCGTGATCCCCATTTTGCTGGTGGCGCTGGCCAGTTACCACTTCTGGCGCATCCGCAAGGATGGCGGGGTGACGGTGCCAAAGAAGCCCGGCGAGGTGCTGACCCGGATCGAGCGGGTGACCACCGTGCCCTATCTGGTGCGCTGCGAATTGGTGTACGCCCTGATGTGGGGTGCGTTGTTGATGGCCTGGGCCATGGTTCACCCGGCCCCGCTGGAGGGCATCGCCAACCCCAATCTCAGCCCCAACCCGGCCAAGGCGCCCTGGTACTTCGCGGGCCTGCAGGAGTTGCTTCTGCATTTCCATCCCCTGGTGGCGGCCATCTTTCTGCCTGGGGCGGGGTTGACGGCGCTGGCTGCGTTGCCGTGGCTGGATAGTAACACGGAGAGCACCGGCGTCGCCTTTCGCACCCGCCGGGGCCGTGACCTCGGCCTTATCGCTGTGGGGCTGGCCCTGCTTTTCACGCCCGCCTGGGTGCTGGCCGATGCGTACCTCCTGGACTGGGTGGCCTGGTTCCCCGCTTGGCCCACCTGGGTTTCCAACGGCGTGCTTCCCCTGGGGGTGCTGACCCTGGGGGGCCTGATGACGCATTGGGTGCTCCAGCGGGCGCTGGGGCTGCGGCGGGAAGAAAGCGTGCTCTTTTGGTTCCTGTTCTTCCTGACGGTTTTCGGGGTGCTGACCGTTGTTGGTGTGTTTTTCCGCGGCCCCAATATGGCGTTGTACTGGCCGTGGGCCATGCCTGCCTCGCCGTTGCACTGA
- a CDS encoding class I SAM-dependent methyltransferase has protein sequence MPNTPHDTPQRAAQLGEPSYVWRAGQERRLRLILQAAEGRASGRVLENGCGVGMYVEKLRQGAGGQVVGLEYDFPRARQARERNPAIVNAAGEALPFPEATFDLILSHEVLEHVADDAQAVREMVRTLRPGGRIVIFCPNRGYPFETHGIYWRGRYIFGNIPLVNYLPRPLRDRLAPHVRVYTRRDLERLFQSLPVRFVHRTVIFGAYDNIIARFPRLGKALRAVLHALERTPLRVFGLSHFWVVEKTSG, from the coding sequence ATGCCGAACACCCCTCACGACACCCCCCAACGGGCCGCCCAACTGGGCGAGCCCTCCTATGTCTGGCGCGCCGGCCAGGAGCGCCGGTTGCGCCTGATTCTGCAGGCCGCCGAGGGCCGCGCCTCGGGGCGCGTGCTGGAAAACGGCTGCGGGGTGGGCATGTATGTTGAAAAACTACGCCAGGGCGCCGGAGGGCAAGTGGTGGGGCTGGAATACGACTTCCCCCGCGCCCGCCAGGCCCGAGAGCGCAACCCGGCCATCGTCAACGCCGCCGGGGAGGCTCTGCCCTTCCCCGAGGCCACCTTCGACCTCATCCTCAGCCACGAGGTGCTGGAGCATGTGGCCGACGACGCCCAGGCCGTGCGCGAAATGGTGCGCACGCTCAGGCCCGGTGGGCGCATCGTGATCTTCTGCCCCAACCGAGGCTACCCCTTCGAGACCCACGGCATCTATTGGCGCGGGCGCTACATTTTTGGCAACATCCCGTTGGTGAACTACCTGCCGCGCCCCCTGCGCGACCGTCTGGCCCCTCATGTGCGCGTGTACACCCGCCGCGATTTGGAACGCCTTTTCCAGAGCCTGCCGGTGCGCTTCGTGCACCGCACGGTCATCTTCGGCGCGTATGACAACATCATCGCCCGCTTCCCCCGTCTGGGAAAGGCCCTGCGCGCCGTGCTCCACGCTCTGGAAAGGACGCCGCTACGGGTTTTCGGTTTGTCCCACTTTTGGGTTGTGGAAAAAACCTCGGGCTGA
- a CDS encoding quinone-dependent dihydroorotate dehydrogenase: MIYPFFRSLLFRLPPETAHGLTLRLLRLVGALPPLSAAVRRLLGTHDLPSVPVRAFGLTFSNPVGLAAGYDKDALAWRGLAALGFGHIEVGTVTLRPQPGNPKPRLFRLPEQQALLNRLGFPSRGAAFVAQRLRGPRPPGLILGVNLGRNKTTPNERAVEDYLALARTFAPLADYLVVNVSSPNTEGLRRLQARAALEGLLLPLVRALQDLGDRATLPRSRPPLLVKLAPDLDDAALDDALDVLLQAGVDGVIATNTTISREGLPARWQRERGGLSGAPLRAHSTAMIQAIHQRTSGRLPIIGVGGVLRPEDALEKREAGATLVQVYTGLVYYGPTLPRDIILACAS; encoded by the coding sequence ATGATCTATCCTTTCTTCCGTTCTCTCCTCTTTCGTCTCCCACCGGAGACGGCCCACGGGCTCACCCTACGCCTGCTGCGCCTGGTGGGGGCTTTGCCGCCCCTGAGTGCCGCTGTGCGCCGCCTGCTGGGCACCCATGACCTGCCTTCCGTGCCCGTACGGGCTTTCGGCCTCACTTTCTCCAATCCAGTGGGGCTGGCCGCCGGGTACGACAAAGACGCCCTGGCCTGGCGTGGGCTGGCTGCCTTAGGCTTCGGCCACATCGAGGTAGGCACCGTCACCCTGCGCCCCCAGCCGGGCAACCCCAAGCCCCGTCTGTTCCGCCTGCCCGAGCAGCAGGCTCTCCTCAACCGCCTGGGCTTTCCCAGCCGGGGGGCGGCTTTCGTGGCGCAGCGCCTGCGCGGCCCCCGTCCGCCCGGCCTCATCCTCGGCGTCAACCTGGGCCGGAACAAGACCACGCCCAACGAACGCGCCGTGGAGGATTACCTCGCCCTGGCCCGCACCTTCGCCCCTCTGGCCGATTACCTGGTGGTGAATGTGAGTTCCCCGAACACCGAGGGATTGCGCCGCCTGCAGGCCCGCGCCGCCCTGGAAGGCCTGCTGCTCCCCCTCGTCCGGGCGTTGCAGGACCTCGGGGATCGGGCCACTCTCCCGAGATCCCGCCCCCCGCTGCTGGTCAAACTGGCCCCGGACCTGGACGACGCGGCGCTGGACGACGCCCTGGATGTGCTGTTGCAAGCAGGCGTGGATGGGGTCATCGCCACCAACACCACCATAAGCCGGGAGGGGCTGCCTGCCCGCTGGCAGCGCGAGCGCGGCGGGCTGAGCGGCGCCCCCCTGCGGGCCCACAGCACGGCGATGATCCAGGCCATCCATCAGCGCACGAGCGGTCGGTTGCCCATCATCGGCGTTGGCGGCGTGCTGCGTCCCGAAGACGCCCTGGAAAAACGGGAGGCCGGTGCCACCCTGGTGCAGGTGTACACCGGCCTGGTGTACTACGGCCCCACCCTGCCCCGCGACATCATTCTGGCCTGCGCCTCCTGA
- a CDS encoding insulinase family protein: protein MPQPLRTTLDNGLNVLLLEVHTAPVISHWVWYRVGSRDEPTGRTGVSHWVEHMQFKGTPKYPAGVLDKAISRQGGFWNAFTFLDWTAYFETLPAQAIDLALDLEADRMVNSLFDPEEVERERTVVISERQGNENSPQFRLGEEVQAAAFRVHPYHHEIIGDLADLERMTREDLYRHYRTYYTPNNAVLAVAGDFQTEAMLRQIEAAFGAIPAGPEPPRLVRPEPPQRGERRVVVEGPGETAFLEVAYHAPKAADSDFFPFLVLDSLLTGPSNLNISGGGISNRTSRLYRRLVEGEIAASVSGGFQATLDPFLFSIAVTLRPDRRPEEALQTIDEEVRRLQDEPPPADEVARAVKQARALFAYGSESTTNLGFWLGFSSMVAQVDWFLTFLDRLAEVTPQEVQRMAQAYLRPQNRVVGTYLPTNHAVEVHHE, encoded by the coding sequence ATGCCGCAACCGTTGCGCACCACGCTGGACAACGGCCTAAACGTGTTGTTGCTCGAAGTGCACACCGCCCCAGTGATCAGCCACTGGGTCTGGTATCGCGTCGGTTCGCGCGACGAACCCACCGGCCGGACCGGCGTCTCCCACTGGGTGGAGCACATGCAATTCAAAGGCACGCCCAAGTACCCCGCCGGCGTGTTGGACAAGGCCATCTCTCGCCAGGGCGGCTTCTGGAACGCCTTCACCTTCCTCGACTGGACGGCCTATTTCGAGACCTTGCCCGCCCAGGCCATCGACCTGGCGCTGGACCTGGAAGCCGACCGCATGGTGAACAGCCTATTCGACCCGGAAGAAGTGGAACGGGAGCGCACGGTGGTCATCTCCGAGCGCCAGGGCAACGAGAACAGCCCCCAGTTCCGGCTGGGCGAGGAGGTGCAGGCCGCCGCCTTCCGCGTCCACCCCTATCACCACGAAATCATCGGCGACCTGGCGGACCTGGAGCGCATGACCCGCGAGGATTTGTACCGCCACTACCGCACCTACTACACCCCTAACAACGCGGTGCTGGCCGTGGCGGGCGACTTTCAAACCGAGGCCATGCTGCGCCAGATCGAAGCCGCGTTTGGCGCCATCCCTGCCGGGCCGGAGCCGCCGCGCCTGGTGCGGCCCGAGCCTCCCCAGCGGGGCGAACGGCGCGTGGTGGTGGAAGGCCCCGGCGAAACCGCCTTCCTCGAGGTGGCTTACCACGCCCCCAAAGCCGCCGACTCAGACTTCTTCCCCTTCCTGGTGCTGGACAGCCTGCTCACCGGCCCCAGCAACCTGAACATCAGCGGCGGCGGCATCTCCAACCGCACTTCACGCCTGTATCGCCGCCTGGTCGAAGGCGAAATCGCCGCCTCGGTGAGCGGGGGCTTCCAGGCCACCCTGGACCCTTTCCTTTTCTCCATCGCCGTCACCCTGCGGCCCGACCGACGGCCCGAGGAGGCGTTGCAGACCATCGACGAGGAGGTTCGCCGCCTCCAGGACGAACCGCCCCCGGCCGATGAGGTGGCCCGGGCCGTGAAACAGGCTCGCGCCCTGTTCGCCTACGGCAGCGAGAGCACCACCAACTTGGGTTTCTGGCTGGGCTTCAGCAGCATGGTCGCCCAGGTGGACTGGTTCCTCACCTTCCTCGACCGCCTGGCCGAGGTCACGCCCCAAGAGGTGCAACGCATGGCTCAGGCCTACCTGCGCCCCCAAAACCGCGTGGTGGGCACCTACCTCCCCACCAACCATGCCGTCGAGGTGCACCATGAGTAA
- a CDS encoding insulinase family protein, which produces MSNPLPGPEDIRRVELDNGIVVLGRHHPHSPAVAVQGYLQVGSLNDPDDKLGLAGFTAAALMRGTRHYEHQALYDALESRGASLGIGGHTHTTGFGGQALAEDLPLLLDILAQALRFPTFPAEQVERLRAQWLTSLALREQNTGEMADLTFDRLAYDGHPYARPDDGTPDTIRALTLDDLSAFHRRHYGPQGMVIAIVGGIEPQQAVALVAQALGDWQNPAQPAPAALPPLPPLRETRREEVFIPDKSQADIVLGVPGPSRTDPDYIPLALGNSVLGQFGLMGRIGDVVREQAGLAYYAYSSLSGGPGPGPWTVHAGVAPQNVEPAIELIRRELTRFVTEPVTDEELADVQSGAIGSLPLSFETNRGSASALLHLERYQLGLDYYRRYPDLIRAVTPERILQAARRFLDPERLAIAVAGTLDSGATP; this is translated from the coding sequence ATGAGTAATCCGCTTCCCGGCCCTGAAGACATTCGGCGCGTGGAACTGGACAACGGCATCGTCGTGCTGGGCCGCCACCATCCCCACAGCCCGGCCGTGGCCGTGCAGGGGTACCTCCAGGTCGGTTCCCTGAACGACCCAGACGACAAACTGGGCCTGGCCGGGTTCACCGCCGCGGCCCTGATGCGCGGGACCCGGCACTACGAGCACCAGGCGCTCTACGACGCCCTGGAATCCCGGGGTGCCAGCCTGGGCATCGGCGGCCACACCCACACCACCGGCTTCGGGGGCCAGGCCCTGGCCGAAGACCTGCCCCTGCTGCTGGACATCCTGGCCCAGGCGCTGCGCTTCCCCACCTTCCCGGCGGAACAGGTGGAGCGCCTGCGGGCTCAATGGCTCACCAGCCTGGCCCTGCGGGAGCAGAACACTGGCGAGATGGCCGACCTCACCTTCGACCGCCTGGCCTATGACGGCCACCCCTACGCCCGGCCCGACGACGGCACGCCCGACACCATCCGCGCTCTCACCTTAGACGATTTGAGCGCCTTCCACCGACGCCACTACGGCCCCCAAGGCATGGTCATCGCCATCGTGGGCGGCATCGAGCCGCAGCAGGCCGTGGCCCTGGTGGCGCAGGCCCTGGGCGACTGGCAGAACCCCGCCCAGCCCGCGCCAGCCGCCCTGCCGCCGCTGCCCCCGTTGCGCGAAACCCGCCGCGAGGAGGTCTTCATCCCCGACAAGAGCCAGGCGGACATCGTGCTGGGCGTCCCGGGCCCCTCCCGCACCGATCCGGACTACATCCCCCTGGCCTTAGGCAACAGCGTGCTGGGCCAGTTCGGGTTGATGGGGCGCATCGGCGATGTGGTGCGTGAGCAAGCCGGGCTGGCCTACTACGCCTACTCCAGCCTGAGCGGCGGCCCCGGCCCGGGCCCGTGGACGGTGCACGCCGGCGTGGCGCCGCAAAACGTGGAACCAGCCATTGAGCTCATCCGACGCGAGTTGACCCGCTTCGTGACCGAGCCGGTGACCGACGAAGAACTGGCCGACGTGCAGTCGGGCGCCATCGGCAGCCTGCCCCTCTCCTTCGAAACCAATCGGGGATCCGCATCGGCCCTGCTCCACCTGGAGCGCTACCAACTGGGGCTGGACTACTACCGACGCTACCCCGACCTCATCCGCGCCGTGACCCCCGAGCGCATCCTGCAGGCCGCCAGGCGCTTCCTCGACCCGGAGCGCCTGGCCATCGCCGTGGCCGGGACACTCGATTCCGGGGCTACCCCCTGA
- a CDS encoding class D sortase, translating to MNTKRPAEDLTVEELRRLLIEKQRERRRQRLERFRKTGRAVVLVPDEPHPRMERLRSQEVAEAPPPRPRTWVDRVLLAVEVLAVIAFVAVVLAVVGSVKAINADVGLSLRQPTPTPTPLVMAVVLPSGHTPPTDPGGVRPNEAEIPEHLRPLVQAMAALPLPTPAPVQAVRIQIPAIGVDAPVVQGDGWEQLKKGVGQHVGSANPGERGNVVLSAHNDIYGEIFRDLDKLRPGDQIILYTQQKAYTYVVTESHVVEPTDTKWLAPTDEPVVTLISCYPYLVDNQRIVVRARLVGRP from the coding sequence ATGAACACCAAACGCCCTGCAGAAGACCTGACCGTTGAGGAATTGCGCCGCCTGCTCATCGAAAAGCAGCGCGAGCGGCGGCGACAGCGCCTGGAGCGTTTTCGGAAGACGGGGCGGGCGGTGGTGCTGGTGCCCGACGAACCCCATCCGCGGATGGAGCGCCTGCGCAGCCAGGAGGTGGCCGAGGCGCCGCCTCCCAGGCCGCGCACCTGGGTGGACCGTGTGCTGCTGGCCGTGGAAGTGTTGGCAGTCATCGCCTTTGTGGCGGTGGTGCTGGCCGTGGTCGGGTCGGTGAAGGCCATCAACGCCGATGTGGGGTTGAGCCTGCGGCAGCCCACCCCGACGCCCACGCCCTTAGTGATGGCGGTGGTGCTGCCCTCGGGCCATACGCCGCCCACGGACCCCGGCGGGGTGCGGCCCAACGAAGCGGAGATCCCCGAGCACCTGCGTCCCCTGGTGCAGGCCATGGCGGCCTTGCCCCTGCCCACGCCCGCGCCCGTCCAGGCCGTGCGCATTCAAATCCCGGCCATCGGCGTGGACGCTCCGGTGGTGCAGGGCGACGGCTGGGAGCAGTTGAAGAAAGGGGTGGGGCAGCATGTCGGCTCGGCCAACCCGGGCGAGCGGGGCAATGTGGTGCTTTCGGCGCATAACGACATCTACGGCGAAATTTTCCGTGACCTGGACAAACTGCGCCCCGGGGATCAAATCATCCTCTACACGCAGCAAAAGGCCTACACCTATGTGGTCACCGAGTCCCATGTGGTGGAGCCCACCGATACCAAGTGGCTGGCCCCCACCGACGAGCCGGTGGTGACGCTGATTTCCTGTTACCCTTATCTGGTGGACAACCAGCGGATCGTCGTCCGCGCCCGGCTGGTGGGGCGCCCCTGA